The window GTATTATTTGCCCAGAATGGTGCCACTACCTCATCCTTAACAGGACAGGCATTTCTAAGTATATCAAAGGAAAAATTTGATTAttcaatatttcttgattAACGCAAACGTAACTTACACTCCTCGCATATTACTACTTATGGACACTGGTTCCTGTTTCATAGCATCTTGAAAAAGTTGCCCCTCCCGTAGCAGCGACGGTTTGGCGGTGGAAGTCATTGGAGCAGGAGTTGACGTGTTCAGTGGACGTCGTTGGCCCAACACTGCAGATGTACTGGTGGAAGCTGAGAGAAATGAGGAGAAGCTCATGGGCGTGGTTACTGGTGGCGTGGATCTAGTTATATTACGCCGGACTATAAAAGGCGTCTTAGAGGTTGTGGTTGTTGAGCTGGACTTAGACTTCATTAAGTGTTCGCTGGACTGAAGTTTCACATTTTCTGAAGCGGGTGTTGTAGATGATAGTTTCATGGCTTCCGATTTGACATCCAATGTGAGATTACGTAGGCCTAATTGGAGTGAATCATTAATTCCAATTTTATTAGTCTCGCTCTTTGGTGAAGCCGTGGTACTGCTACCGTCAGGCTTTTCATACACGCTATTTGTCTCTGGATCTGCCACTGCCAAGGCTGGTAAGGGATTGGCTGTGGAATTCTTCGTGGATTTGGTTGGCTGTGCTGTTGTAAAAGTTGACTGCTTTTCCGTGGAATTACTGTTCGATAAAATTgcagatgttgttgttgtgtcttTTGTGGTGGTTGTCGTTGCTGCTGTCACGGAAACTGGCCGAAAATGTGGCTCCATTAAAACATCATTTCCTTTATAGCTTACGAAATCATCTCGCTCCCTATCCCGATCTTTTTCTCGGCCATGCATTAAATACTTGGCATTACGTCCACGAGCGCCACCATCTTTGCTATACCTCTCAGCTGTATCTTCCATATCATCCATATCTACTTCATTGTTTTGTATTTCATCACGTAGAATTGATATATGACGCACATCTCCATACATGCGCTTCATCAGTCCCTGATTCTCATGAACGAATCGTCGCACTGCGTGCCAGGGATACGCTGATCCCggcaaattgcaaaatgctTGCTTTCCCAAATCACATGGAATAGCAGCTAGCATTTGAGCTCGACCTCGGCGAGATATTTTTCCATTGGGACTACATGAATTGGCTGAATCAAATCCAAAACCTGAGCTAACATCGGCCAgatcaaaaactaaaaacagtagaaaaatcaaaatcaacaCATCCACctgaaaatatataaagtaCAAGCAAAACGATGAATTCAAATATGAATAAAGCAAGTGTATTTCGCAtcaatataatggcttaaactAGGAAACTGTTCACTGAGTGTTTTATGTACatctgtatgtacatatatgtatatgaagaTGGTCTATTCATAAACTTGTGGCTCTCACTTAGATGGTAAACACTATTTCACCAGCGTGACGAGGCACAGCCAAGGCATACATAAAACGGGCCAGCTTTATTAAAGTTTTACTTTCACACAAGAGCCAACGCCAACTCAAACTTTAACTTCAACTTGGACTAGACAGACACAAAGATGATCGATGTGCATTTGCATGCGACTACTGCAAATGGTTGGCCGCAATCGACAATGCCCCTGCTTCCTTCCTTCTCAACGTCGACGGTTAGCTCTCGAACACCATAAGTAATCAAAAGCGAAATGGGTTAct is drawn from Drosophila willistoni isolate 14030-0811.24 chromosome 2R unlocalized genomic scaffold, UCI_dwil_1.1 Seg167, whole genome shotgun sequence and contains these coding sequences:
- the LOC6646602 gene encoding protein spaetzle 4; this encodes MLAAIPCDLGKQAFCNLPGSAYPWHAVRRFVHENQGLMKRMYGDVRHISILRDEIQNNEVDMDDMEDTAERYSKDGGARGRNAKYLMHGREKDRDRERDDFVSYKGNDVLMEPHFRPVSVTAATTTTTKDTTTTSAILSNSNSTEKQSTFTTAQPTKSTKNSTANPLPALAVADPETNSVYEKPDGSSTTASPKSETNKIGINDSLQLGLRNLTLDVKSEAMKLSSTTPASENVKLQSSEHLMKSKSSSTTTTSKTPFIVRRNITRSTPPVTTPMSFSSFLSASTSTSAVLGQRRPLNTSTPAPMTSTAKPSLLREGQLFQDAMKQEPVSISSNMRGVNACPVKDEVVAPFWANNTRGEVLALLNLYPFEQYVHWEKCTQEFKQMFCRDGCRCEQQYRLHRLLAYDPHNECRGIFSDWFRFPSSCICKCYNIPMEFRATSRSPRSESSFDPNPIETAEAQVQRAIYEHATDDWYRPRDEFDYFEG